In Desulfobulbaceae bacterium, the genomic window CATGATTATCATTACTGGGCATCTTAATTGCCTTCATGGATATGTTTTCTTTTGAACCGTAAGTTTCAATAATAGCATCAGTTGCTAATTGTATTTTCATCCCAGCCTGTTCACTTATAAATATTTGGGTCAGTGTGAATGCTTTTTTGCAAGCTGGTTCATTATTACAAATGAAAGGCTTATCTACTTCCAGCAAATCAATATTTAGTCCTTGCAGAACAAGTCGATTTTTCTCTTCCTCGATCTTTCGCTCCCTCTCCCTCTTCTCTTGTTCAAGCTTTAGCTCTCTATCCTTCTTCTCTTGTTCAAGCTTTAGCTCTCTATCCCTTTCTCTCTTTAACATCTCTGCGTTGACATCTACTAGCCTTGCGTTATCATCTTTAAGCTTATTATAAAACTCATGCCCATATCCAATGTAACTTTCATTTTTAAAAACAATTGGCGTCAATTCATCATCCGTAATCTTCCCATCAGCTATGCGGTATGTATAATTCATCAAAACATCAATTTTTTGCCCAAAGAAATTTGTATACGTTTCTACTTCGACGACTGGATTCTTCTCGTCAAGATAGGGGCTTTTGAACAATGTCAATGCATCTATTATTGACATTCCAACTGCAAGATTAGAAATGTTTTCTTTGTTTGTATCTGCAATGTTTTGATACATTACACCGCAACCATTTAATAAAATAGAAAGACAAACAATAGTTAATAAATTTATTTTTTTCATCGTTGCCCTATAAAGGAAGTGGGGATCTAACTTTTTCACACATAGACACACTCATTCTCTCTGTCAGTGACCAGAAGAGGGTGCGCTGTACATAATCTAAATCTAACCTACAAGCTAAAAGAAAGCGTGAAAGGGGTCAGAGTAAAATTAAATCTTAAATCTTGGTCGATGGAAAAAGAAAAATTAATTCTACTCTGACCCCTTTTATTTTATACCTTTGTCAATACCATTGTTCGTATCAAATAGGTGCTTGTTCTGGAGTTATATTTAGACGTAAGCCTACTCCATGCAATAGGTTGAACAGTGTGCGGATTTCAGGGTTTCCTCGACGTGATAAGGTGCGATACAGGCTTTCACGATTGAGATTGGCCTTATCCGCTACCGCAGCCATCCCACCATTGGCCTCGGCAACGTTGCGTAACGCCAGGAGAAAGGTTTCCCTGTCCCCCTCTTCAAGTGCTGCATTCAGATATGCCGCCGCTTCTGTTGGGTCTTTCAATGCCTCTATCAGGTCTTTTTGGTACTCGGTTGCATGTGCCATGCTAGTGCCTCCTCCGGTGGTCTTGCAAGTAGTCTGTGGCTTGGGCGATGTCTCGTTTCTGTGTGTTTTTGTCGCCGCCAATGAGAAGCAGGATAAGCCGGTTATCTTCTTTGGCAAAATAGACACGATATCCTGGCCCACAGTCGAGCCGCAGTTCCCATATGCCGGCAGCAAGATGTTTGTGGTCGCCAAGATTACCCAGACGGGCACGATCAAGCCTGACACGTATTTTTGCCCGACCATTTACATCCCGTAAGGCTCCAAGCCATTCCCGGAACGGTACTGCCCCATCTTCTGTTTTGTAATAGTCAATCTCGTATGGAAATACCTGCATGATAACATTTTAGCCTATAAGCTACAAACTTACAAGGAAGTTTTCACACTCGTTTCATGATGAAAAACCCGCAAGAATAGCGGGGTCACAAATAGTTAGGTCTTGAGATATAAGT contains:
- a CDS encoding DUF3192 domain-containing protein, giving the protein MKKLDPHFLYRATMKKINLLTIVCLSILLNGCGVMYQNIADTNKENISNLAVGMSIIDALTLFKSPYLDEKNPVVEVETYTNFFGQKIDVLMNYTYRIADGKITDDELTPIVFKNESYIGYGHEFYNKLKDDNARLVDVNAEMLKRERDRELKLEQEKKDRELKLEQEKRERERKIEEEKNRLVLQGLNIDLLEVDKPFICNNEPACKKAFTLTQIFISEQAGMKIQLATDAIIETYGSKENISMKAIKMPSNDNH
- a CDS encoding putative addiction module antidote protein, with amino-acid sequence MAHATEYQKDLIEALKDPTEAAAYLNAALEEGDRETFLLALRNVAEANGGMAAVADKANLNRESLYRTLSRRGNPEIRTLFNLLHGVGLRLNITPEQAPI
- a CDS encoding type II toxin-antitoxin system RelE/ParE family toxin, with product MQVFPYEIDYYKTEDGAVPFREWLGALRDVNGRAKIRVRLDRARLGNLGDHKHLAAGIWELRLDCGPGYRVYFAKEDNRLILLLIGGDKNTQKRDIAQATDYLQDHRRRH